From Gallus gallus isolate bGalGal1 chromosome 14, bGalGal1.mat.broiler.GRCg7b, whole genome shotgun sequence, one genomic window encodes:
- the ATPAF2 gene encoding ATP synthase mitochondrial F1 complex assembly factor 2 isoform X1: MWRRRLLLQALGRLPALAARGRPLGPGGGRAYAPPAERKRFYQNVSISQGEGGFEINLDHRKLKTPQAKLFTVPSEALAIAVATEWDSQKDTIKFYTMHLTTLCNTALDNPTQRNKVQLIRAAVKFLETDTVCYRVEEPAALAELQKKEWDPIVAWAEKRYNVAIGSSTSIMGPNIPASTRDTFISHLASYNMWALQGIEYVITQLKSLILSMGLIDRHITVEKAVLLSRLEEEYQIQRWGNVEWAHDYDLCELRARAAAGTLFVHLCSESSTVKHKLLQD; the protein is encoded by the exons ATGTggcgccgccgcctcctcctgcAGGCCCTGGGCCGCCTCCCGGCTCTCGCAGCCCGGGGCCGCCCGCTGGGGCCGGGCGGGGGCCGAGCTTACGCCCCTCCCGCAG AGAGGAAGCGGTTTTACCAGAATGTGAGCATCTCACAAGGAGAAG GAGGCTTTGAAATCAACTTGGACCACCGGAAGCTGAAAACACCCCAGGCTAAGCTCTTCACTGTCCCCAGTGAGGCCTTGGCCATTGCAGTGGCAACAGAATGGGACTCTCAGAAAGACACCATCAAGTTCTACACTATGCACCTG ACCACACTGTGCAACACAGCTCTGGACAATCCCACTCAGCGAAACAAAGTGCAGCTGATCCGTGCAGCTGTGAAGTTCCTGGAGACTGACACTGTCTG CTATCGTGTGGAGGAGCCAGCTGccttggcagagctgcagaagaaagaatggGATCCTATTGTTGCCTGGGCTGAGAAAAG GTACAATGTGGCAATCGGATCCTCTACCAGCATCATGGGACCAAACATCCCAGCCAGCACCAGGGACACCTTCATCAGCCACCTGGCCTCCTACAACATGTGGGCTCTGCAAG GTATAGAATATGTAATCACCCAGCTGAAATCTCTGATTCTGTCCATGGGCCTGATTGACAGGCACATTACAGTAGAGAAAGCCGTGCTTCTGTCTCGGCTGGAGGAAGAATACCAG aTTCAGCGGTGGGGCAATGTGGAGTGGGCCCATGACTATGATCTGTGTGAGCTGCGTGCTCGTGCAGCAGCTGGGACTCTCTTTGTTCATCTCTGTTCAGAGAGCTCGACTGTAAAACACAAGCTGTTGCAGGATTGA
- the ATPAF2 gene encoding ATP synthase mitochondrial F1 complex assembly factor 2 isoform X2, with translation MLERKRFYQNVSISQGEGGFEINLDHRKLKTPQAKLFTVPSEALAIAVATEWDSQKDTIKFYTMHLTTLCNTALDNPTQRNKVQLIRAAVKFLETDTVCYRVEEPAALAELQKKEWDPIVAWAEKRYNVAIGSSTSIMGPNIPASTRDTFISHLASYNMWALQGIEYVITQLKSLILSMGLIDRHITVEKAVLLSRLEEEYQIQRWGNVEWAHDYDLCELRARAAAGTLFVHLCSESSTVKHKLLQD, from the exons ATGTTAG AGAGGAAGCGGTTTTACCAGAATGTGAGCATCTCACAAGGAGAAG GAGGCTTTGAAATCAACTTGGACCACCGGAAGCTGAAAACACCCCAGGCTAAGCTCTTCACTGTCCCCAGTGAGGCCTTGGCCATTGCAGTGGCAACAGAATGGGACTCTCAGAAAGACACCATCAAGTTCTACACTATGCACCTG ACCACACTGTGCAACACAGCTCTGGACAATCCCACTCAGCGAAACAAAGTGCAGCTGATCCGTGCAGCTGTGAAGTTCCTGGAGACTGACACTGTCTG CTATCGTGTGGAGGAGCCAGCTGccttggcagagctgcagaagaaagaatggGATCCTATTGTTGCCTGGGCTGAGAAAAG GTACAATGTGGCAATCGGATCCTCTACCAGCATCATGGGACCAAACATCCCAGCCAGCACCAGGGACACCTTCATCAGCCACCTGGCCTCCTACAACATGTGGGCTCTGCAAG GTATAGAATATGTAATCACCCAGCTGAAATCTCTGATTCTGTCCATGGGCCTGATTGACAGGCACATTACAGTAGAGAAAGCCGTGCTTCTGTCTCGGCTGGAGGAAGAATACCAG aTTCAGCGGTGGGGCAATGTGGAGTGGGCCCATGACTATGATCTGTGTGAGCTGCGTGCTCGTGCAGCAGCTGGGACTCTCTTTGTTCATCTCTGTTCAGAGAGCTCGACTGTAAAACACAAGCTGTTGCAGGATTGA
- the GID4 gene encoding glucose-induced degradation protein 4 homolog — protein sequence MPVRSERCRAGGAAGTASSAPSGAAASSLVPPPPINTAQPGVATSLLYSGAKFRGQQRSKGNAYEVEVVMQHVDMENSYLCGYLKIKGLTEEYPTLTTFFEGEIISKKHPFLTRKWDADEDVDRKHWGKFQAFYQYAKTFNSDDFDYEDLKNGDYVFMRWKEQFLVPDHTIKDISGASFAGFYYICFQKSAASIEGYYYHRSSEWYQSLNLTHVPEHSAPIYEFR from the exons ATGCCGGTGCGCAGCGAGCGGTGCCGCGCGGGCGGAGCCGCGGGTACGGCCTCCTCGGCTCCCTCCGGGGCGGCCGCCAGCAGCTTGGTGCCGCCGCCTCCCATCAACACGGCGCAGCCCGGCGTGGCCACCTCGCTGCTGTACAGCGGCGCCAAGTTCCGCGGGCAGCAGCGCAGTAAGGGCAACGCCTACGAGGTGGAGGTCGTCATGCAG CATGTGGACATGGAAAACTCCTATCTCTGTGGATACTTGAAGATTAAAGGCCTTACAGAG GAGTACCCAACCCTCACTACTTTCTTTGAAGGGGAAATAATCAGTAAAAAGCACCCTTTCTTAACACGCAAGTGGGATGCTGATGAAGATGTGGATCGTAAACACTGG GGGAAATTCCAAGCTTTCTACCAGTATGCAAAAACATTTAACTCTGATGACTTTGATTATGAGGATCTGAAAAACGGGGACTATGTCTTCATGAGATGGAAG GAACAGTTCCTAGTGCCAGACCACACTATCAAAGACATCAGCGGTGCTTCCTTTGCTGGTTTCTATTACATCTGCTTCCAGAAGTCAGCAGCATCTATAGAAGGCTATTACTACCATAGGAGTTCAGAATG GTATCAGTCATTGAATTTAACTCATGTTCCTGAGCACAGCGCTCCTATCTATGAATTCCGATGA